Proteins from a single region of Congzhengia minquanensis:
- a CDS encoding TrkH family potassium uptake protein, translating to MNVRAIIYILGWILNMEGAFMLLPFIVSLLYGEQEGIAFLLVAVLCILIGTLTVLKKPRNMVFFEKEGFVTVAFSWIMLSIFGALPFCINGDIPNFTDALFETVSGFTTTGASILTNIEAMSRCGLFWRSFTNWVGGMGVLVFLLAIMPLTKGGSPIHLLRAESPGPSVERLLPKVQNTALILYVMYFVLSLAEFILLILGKMPAFDAITAVFGTAGTGGFAVRNASFADYSPYIQWVVAVFMMLFGVNFGMYFLLYLKKWGKAVRFEEARYYFLIIIAATVIIFFNIYPVENSIESTLRHAFFQVSSIITTTGFATINFDLWPAASKAILVTLMFVGACAGSTGGGMKVSRIMILFKTVKKELMIQIHPGSVKKIKAEGKMVNHEVQRSINVFFVAYILIFIASVLLLSFENQDLVTTFTAVAATLNDVGPGMAAVGPSGNFSFFSPFSKYVLMFDMLAGRLELYPMLMIFHLGMWRFSLGPAMKRRVTRIKNINSRG from the coding sequence ATGAATGTTCGAGCAATTATCTATATTTTGGGCTGGATATTGAACATGGAAGGCGCATTTATGCTGCTGCCTTTTATTGTTTCTTTACTGTATGGAGAGCAAGAAGGTATCGCTTTTTTGCTTGTTGCGGTGCTTTGTATTTTAATTGGAACGCTGACAGTTTTAAAAAAGCCGCGGAACATGGTGTTTTTTGAAAAAGAAGGCTTCGTGACCGTGGCTTTTAGCTGGATTATGTTAAGTATTTTTGGCGCACTGCCCTTTTGCATCAATGGGGACATTCCCAATTTTACCGATGCGCTGTTTGAAACCGTTTCAGGGTTTACCACTACGGGGGCAAGCATTTTAACCAATATTGAGGCAATGTCCCGTTGCGGCCTCTTTTGGCGCAGCTTTACCAACTGGGTGGGCGGCATGGGCGTTTTGGTGTTTCTGCTGGCGATTATGCCCCTTACGAAAGGCGGCTCGCCAATTCATCTTTTACGGGCAGAAAGCCCCGGCCCATCTGTCGAGCGTCTGCTTCCCAAAGTGCAAAACACGGCATTAATACTTTATGTAATGTATTTTGTGCTGTCGCTGGCGGAATTTATTTTGCTTATTTTAGGCAAAATGCCAGCGTTCGACGCAATTACCGCTGTGTTCGGAACGGCCGGTACCGGCGGGTTTGCAGTGAGAAATGCCAGTTTTGCCGATTATTCGCCCTACATTCAATGGGTGGTTGCGGTGTTTATGATGTTGTTTGGCGTAAACTTCGGCATGTATTTTTTGCTGTACTTAAAAAAGTGGGGTAAGGCCGTCCGGTTTGAGGAGGCAAGATATTATTTTTTGATCATAATTGCAGCCACAGTTATCATATTTTTTAATATCTATCCTGTGGAAAACAGCATTGAAAGCACTCTTCGGCACGCCTTTTTCCAGGTGTCGTCTATCATCACCACAACGGGTTTTGCCACCATCAATTTTGATTTGTGGCCTGCGGCCTCAAAAGCAATTTTGGTAACGCTGATGTTTGTGGGGGCTTGTGCAGGAAGCACCGGCGGCGGTATGAAAGTTTCCAGAATTATGATTTTGTTTAAAACCGTGAAAAAGGAACTGATGATTCAGATTCATCCCGGCAGCGTAAAAAAAATTAAGGCCGAGGGGAAAATGGTGAATCACGAGGTTCAGCGGTCTATTAACGTGTTCTTTGTAGCATATATTTTAATCTTCATCGCCTCGGTGCTGCTGCTTTCTTTTGAAAACCAGGATTTGGTGACAACCTTTACCGCGGTAGCCGCTACGCTGAACGATGTGGGCCCCGGAATGGCAGCGGTTGGTCCCAGCGGAAACTTTTCCTTTTTCTCACCGTTTTCAAAATATGTGCTGATGTTCGACATGCTGGCGGGCAGGCTTGAGCTTTATCCGATGCTGATGATTTTTCATCTCGGTATGTGGAGATTCAGCCTGGGGCCGGCAATGAAACGGCGTGTTACACGCATTAAAAATATCAATAGCAGGGGATGA
- the trkA gene encoding Trk system potassium transporter TrkA has translation MSKRENQNVENGLQIIIVGCGKVGSTLVARLCDEGHDVTVIDKNHFVIQGICETYDVLGIIGNGSSYQVQMEAGIEDADLIIAVTDSDELNLLCCTIAKKVGRCSAIARVRNPDYSEELYYLRDKLGLSMIINPELEAANEIARLLRFPTALSINAFAKGQVEMIKFKLPEGNVLAGKALSKLQQKDQILICAVERDGRLVIPDGNFILEAGDIVSFISTVKNAHVFFKKIGLKTHRVSNAMIIGGGKTSYYLAKQLIEMGIEVKIIELDMKRCEELSLLLDDAIIICGDGADEKLLTREGLDQTESFIPLTGLDEENILLTLHAKRNPNIKVITKVNRIAFDSVIDSLELGSVVYPKYITAETIIAYVRAKQNSIGSNIETLYHIFDDRAEAIEFKIEKDSPLAGIPLKRLRLKKNLLIASIARQDKVIIPNGDDKIQIGDKVVVVTMQAGFRDISDILQN, from the coding sequence GTGTCTAAAAGAGAAAATCAAAACGTCGAAAATGGATTGCAGATTATTATTGTAGGTTGCGGAAAGGTAGGCAGTACGCTGGTGGCCCGTCTTTGTGACGAAGGGCACGACGTTACCGTAATCGACAAAAACCATTTTGTAATTCAGGGTATTTGTGAAACCTACGATGTTTTGGGGATAATTGGAAACGGTTCCAGCTACCAGGTGCAGATGGAAGCGGGAATTGAAGATGCAGATTTAATCATCGCCGTAACAGATTCCGACGAACTGAATCTGCTTTGCTGTACCATTGCGAAAAAGGTAGGCCGGTGCTCGGCTATTGCCAGGGTGAGAAACCCGGACTACAGCGAGGAGCTTTACTATCTGCGGGACAAGCTAGGCCTTTCGATGATAATCAATCCCGAGCTTGAGGCGGCGAATGAAATCGCACGCCTTTTGCGTTTTCCAACAGCGCTTTCAATCAATGCCTTTGCCAAAGGGCAGGTGGAAATGATTAAGTTTAAGCTTCCGGAAGGCAACGTGCTGGCTGGAAAAGCGCTATCAAAACTGCAGCAGAAAGACCAGATTTTGATTTGCGCTGTGGAGCGGGACGGACGACTGGTAATACCAGACGGCAACTTCATTTTAGAAGCGGGGGATATTGTTTCGTTTATTTCAACGGTGAAGAATGCCCACGTCTTTTTTAAAAAGATTGGTCTAAAAACCCACCGCGTTTCCAACGCAATGATTATCGGCGGCGGAAAAACCTCTTACTATCTGGCAAAACAGCTGATAGAGATGGGCATTGAGGTAAAAATTATTGAGCTGGACATGAAACGCTGCGAGGAACTGAGTTTGCTGTTAGACGACGCAATTATTATTTGCGGCGACGGTGCCGACGAAAAACTGTTAACCCGTGAGGGGCTAGACCAAACAGAATCCTTTATCCCGCTTACCGGTTTGGACGAGGAAAATATTCTGCTCACTCTCCACGCAAAACGGAACCCGAACATAAAAGTTATCACAAAGGTGAATCGAATTGCTTTCGACAGCGTAATCGACAGCTTAGAGCTGGGAAGCGTGGTATATCCGAAGTATATTACAGCAGAAACCATTATCGCCTATGTGCGGGCAAAACAAAACTCCATTGGCAGCAACATTGAAACCCTTTATCATATTTTTGACGACCGGGCAGAGGCAATTGAGTTTAAAATTGAAAAAGATTCGCCTTTGGCCGGAATTCCGCTAAAAAGGCTGCGGTTGAAGAAAAATTTATTAATTGCAAGCATCGCGCGGCAGGACAAGGTAATTATACCCAATGGCGACGATAAAATTCAAATCGGCGACAAGGTGGTTGTGGTCACAATGCAGGCAGGCTTTCGCGATATCAGCGATATTTTACAAAATTAA
- a CDS encoding alpha-L-fucosidase — MDITERLFNRRWGVFTHFLYGEPGSQIPTEQVRRDWNLAVNNFDTEKLARQLNDVGAGYYFITIMQGQKYMIAPNETFNRICGTQPGEACATRDLVLDLYQSLSKYDIDLCLYYTGDGPWKDKVCGPKFGLSDPRGSVTAAFVEKWSSVLAEYAQRYGDKIKAWWIDGCYDWLGYNNDNIKLYYDAIKKANPEAIVTFNNGVQESCYKWFCDEDYTAGEFNDLNVIPTQAFYGGSRAHILAPLGAKLWRSRGVTHDNAYLKEYVKNVNCAGGFVTIDIYIDHSGNLDEEQLNTIRGL, encoded by the coding sequence ATGGACATCACAGAACGGCTTTTTAACCGGCGCTGGGGCGTTTTTACCCACTTTTTATATGGTGAGCCCGGGTCGCAGATACCTACGGAACAGGTGCGTCGCGACTGGAACCTGGCAGTAAACAATTTTGATACGGAAAAACTGGCGCGACAGCTTAATGATGTTGGCGCCGGCTATTATTTTATTACGATAATGCAGGGGCAAAAGTATATGATTGCGCCCAATGAAACGTTTAACAGAATTTGTGGCACACAGCCAGGAGAGGCGTGCGCAACGAGGGATTTAGTTTTAGATTTGTATCAATCCCTTTCCAAATATGACATTGATTTGTGCCTTTACTACACCGGGGACGGCCCATGGAAAGACAAGGTCTGCGGCCCGAAATTCGGTTTGTCCGACCCGCGGGGCAGCGTAACTGCAGCTTTTGTGGAAAAATGGTCGTCTGTGCTGGCGGAATATGCCCAGCGTTACGGCGATAAAATCAAAGCCTGGTGGATAGACGGCTGTTATGACTGGTTAGGATATAACAACGATAATATAAAGCTTTATTATGATGCAATAAAAAAGGCAAATCCCGAGGCTATCGTTACCTTTAACAATGGTGTACAGGAAAGTTGTTATAAATGGTTTTGTGATGAAGACTATACGGCAGGCGAGTTTAACGATTTAAATGTTATTCCCACCCAAGCGTTTTACGGAGGCTCCCGCGCACATATTTTAGCGCCTTTAGGAGCAAAACTGTGGCGCAGCAGGGGTGTGACACACGACAATGCATATTTGAAAGAATATGTAAAAAATGTAAACTGCGCCGGCGGTTTTGTAACCATTGATATCTATATTGACCACAGCGGAAATCTTGATGAAGAACAGTTAAATACCATCAGGGGATTATAA
- a CDS encoding S1C family serine protease, with the protein MEDYNKFGANNSENHEDDVNKTVYGENPANVEECQPEAASQSDNAENHEGYQWHEDDFEPVMCGTVTDKHALSVYRPKVKKHPFKNPIFVAVVSAVVTSLLCFSIFAISFDAFTGGDSDKKPASNTLSIANSGPEDSVKNTATTASGGQMAIPDIYDKVSPAVVSIISTSKANGSYLQSSTATSSGSGVILTSDGYVVTNNHVIDGAAIITVKTTANQTFDAQVVGKDERTDLAVLKVESDKELPYAELGDSSSLRVGDMALAIGNPLQEALASTLTVGYISAINRTMVIDGRQMTMLQTDAAINPGNSGGALINVYGQVIGINTAKSTGYDVEGLGFAIPINEAIPVIESIIEHGYVTGRPIVGLTGIDVTEQIAKANNLPIGVYVRQVTEGGAADLGGIKAGDVILKFDGKEVKSIDEINSIRDDHKAGDKIEIEVSRNGEKHSFTIELQEEKPVDENAQNEQQNSQQEGQQGGQQYQFPSDFFSWFGW; encoded by the coding sequence ATGGAAGATTATAACAAATTTGGCGCAAACAATTCAGAAAACCATGAAGATGATGTGAATAAAACCGTATACGGCGAAAATCCTGCGAATGTGGAGGAATGTCAACCTGAAGCCGCCAGCCAATCGGACAACGCGGAGAACCACGAAGGTTATCAGTGGCACGAAGACGATTTTGAACCGGTTATGTGCGGAACGGTGACGGATAAACACGCGTTATCGGTTTACCGGCCAAAAGTAAAAAAACATCCATTTAAAAATCCAATTTTTGTTGCAGTTGTCAGCGCTGTTGTAACGTCGCTTTTGTGTTTCAGTATTTTTGCAATTTCCTTTGATGCATTTACAGGCGGCGATTCCGATAAAAAACCGGCAAGCAACACCCTGTCCATAGCAAACAGCGGTCCGGAAGATTCCGTTAAGAATACCGCAACCACTGCGTCTGGCGGACAAATGGCAATTCCAGACATATACGACAAGGTTTCCCCGGCAGTTGTCAGCATTATTTCAACATCGAAAGCAAACGGCTCGTATCTGCAGAGTTCCACTGCAACCAGCAGCGGTTCCGGCGTAATTTTGACGTCCGACGGATATGTTGTAACCAACAACCACGTTATTGACGGTGCGGCAATTATCACCGTGAAAACAACTGCAAATCAGACCTTTGACGCCCAGGTAGTTGGGAAAGATGAAAGAACAGACCTTGCGGTTTTAAAGGTAGAGTCTGACAAAGAACTGCCATATGCGGAGCTGGGGGATTCATCCTCACTGCGCGTGGGCGACATGGCTTTGGCAATTGGCAATCCGCTTCAAGAGGCGTTAGCCAGCACGTTGACAGTGGGTTATATCAGTGCAATCAACAGAACAATGGTGATAGATGGCAGACAGATGACCATGCTGCAGACCGACGCGGCGATTAACCCCGGTAATTCCGGCGGTGCGCTTATCAACGTTTACGGCCAGGTTATTGGCATTAACACGGCAAAATCTACCGGATATGATGTGGAAGGCCTCGGATTTGCTATCCCGATAAACGAAGCAATTCCTGTGATTGAATCAATTATTGAGCACGGCTATGTTACCGGACGCCCCATAGTTGGCCTGACCGGTATAGACGTAACCGAGCAAATTGCAAAAGCCAACAATCTGCCTATCGGCGTGTATGTCCGCCAGGTTACAGAGGGCGGAGCTGCCGACTTAGGCGGCATTAAGGCCGGCGACGTCATCTTAAAGTTTGACGGCAAAGAAGTTAAAAGCATTGACGAAATTAACAGCATTCGGGACGACCACAAGGCCGGTGATAAAATAGAAATTGAAGTTTCGCGGAACGGCGAAAAACACAGCTTTACTATTGAACTGCAGGAAGAAAAGCCTGTTGATGAAAACGCACAGAACGAACAACAGAATTCTCAGCAGGAAGGCCAGCAGGGCGGACAGCAGTATCAGTTCCCGTCTGATTTCTTCTCCTGGTTTGGCTGGTAA
- a CDS encoding VanZ family protein, which produces MLKKSILWIFVIFISVQIFSFSSATAAQSNSTSKKVTEVVVEVVKKTRSVPKAKEATLFETCHKIVRKTAHFSEFMLLAIFVAALCRSYRFNMHVTLIISLLYPLLFAAADEFHQLFVDGRSGQITDVLIDFSGALTGTLAFVLCRFILLHIRRKKSS; this is translated from the coding sequence ATGCTGAAAAAAAGTATTTTATGGATTTTTGTCATTTTTATTTCTGTTCAAATTTTTTCCTTTTCTAGCGCTACCGCAGCACAATCGAACAGCACGAGCAAAAAGGTGACAGAAGTGGTAGTAGAAGTTGTAAAAAAAACACGCAGCGTTCCAAAAGCAAAAGAAGCAACCTTGTTTGAGACATGCCATAAAATTGTTCGGAAAACCGCACATTTCTCTGAGTTTATGCTGCTGGCAATTTTTGTTGCAGCTTTGTGCAGAAGCTATCGTTTTAATATGCACGTCACACTGATCATTTCTTTATTATATCCGCTTTTGTTTGCTGCGGCTGACGAGTTTCATCAGCTGTTTGTGGACGGAAGGAGCGGGCAGATAACCGATGTGCTGATTGATTTTTCAGGGGCATTGACAGGCACTTTAGCCTTTGTACTTTGTCGCTTTATCCTGTTACATATCCGTAGGAAAAAAAGCTCATAA